CGTGTCGATCTCGAATCACCGTTTCTCGAGTATCGCTCGCCACTGAGTCTCTCCGTACCTGGTCGCGACGACAGTCCACGGCGTCCCGATCGTCGCTTCTCGAAGCCGGTCGACGCTGAACACGCGGAAGAGCAGCGTTCGGCCCACGTCTCCTTCGTACTCGCAGTGATACACTCGATGGGCGAGCCCGCGCGCCGGATCGTCCCGGTAGCCGAAGACGTCGCCCGCGGCGTTGGGCCCCGGAACGTAGTTGTCGAGGACGGCCGCGGCGTCCGGCGCGGTCACGTATGCGAGGTCGTCGAGAAATCGACGGACTCCGTCCATCGATCCTGCCAGTCCAACCTGCGTCCCGATCGAGTGGGCCGACCGAAACCGGTCGCGGTCGAAGTGGTCGCGGAGCGAAAACATGTCCACCGGACGGGCGTCGTTCACGCCGCGATCCCGCATGGTTTCGACGAGGTGGTCACTGACATCGATCGCGACGGTCTCGAATCGGTCCTGGTAGTAGAGCGCGTCTCGCCCCGCACCTGCACCTAAATCGAGCAACGGGCCGTCCAGCCATTGGTCTCGCCACGCGCTGTCGTCGTGTTCTCCGAAGTACCAATCCTCGATCGCGTGCTCGCGAACGGCGTCGCCGTCACGGTCGAAGAGCGGCACCTCCTGATCGCCGAGGTGGTGGTCGCGGATCGCGCGACCGAACGGATCAGCTGCCATCACACCGTGTGACACAGACGCAACTGGCGTAAAACCACGCTGAGTTGTGATACCGATTCGCGTCGCATTCGAATTCGTATGGCAGAGTAGACGAAGACTTGGCCGTTAGAGTCGATCCTGTCAGTCGCCGGCACGCGGCTTTTCAGCCGCCTTGCCGTAGCGCGGCCGATGTCGATCGATCCGGCCGGAACGATTCTAGACGACGACCGGCTGCTCGAGTTCCGGAAGACCGAGACGACGACGGTCGGCGAACTCGCCCTCGAGGTGTCGCCGGTCGCCGACGCGATGGGCGCTGAGAGCGACGAGCACGTGACTGGGGGATCGACGAGTACGAGGACGAGTCGATGCTCGTCGTCACCGCCGAGCGCGATACCCACGAGTGGGAGGTCTCGGAGGCGGGCACGTCCGACCGAAGCTAACAGGGGAGAAAACGGCGCTTGAAAGATCACTCCGTCAGTCGCCGCTGTCCGTATCGCTGCTGCCGATCGACTCGTGTTTGTGTAACAGCGCCATCTTGTCACGGAGGTCTTCGCCCTCTTCGCCGTACGTCCGGATCCGATAGACGTACAGCAGCGAGACCAGCGCGATCCAGCCGAACTGCACGCCGAGTGCGGTCGGCGCACCGAGTGCGACGAACACCATGAATATCGCCGAGACGATGACGTTTCCGACGGCGACGACCTTGAGCACCGGCATCGGCAGCTTGTAGAACGAGTACTCGTAGCGATCCGGGAATATCTTTGGCAGATTCCACAGCGCAACGCCGCTGATCATGAAGCTGATGAAGATCCCGGTGACGGTGATCGTCACAAGCCAGTCGAGTACGTCGACCGCGAGTATCCCATCGAGTGGACCGGTCAGTGGCGCGATGAGCAGCGGCGGCGCCGCGAGTAACAACAGCGCGCGGTTCGGCGTGCCGAACCGGTCGCTGATACCGGCGAAGAAGCCAGGGATGACCTCGTCTCGAGCCGCGCGCATGATGGTTCGCGAGTAGGACGTGTACAGCGTGTTGGTCGTCGTTGCTGCGGCGACGAGTGCGCCGAACGCGACGAACGCGATGGCCCAACCGGGCATGATCCCCTCTGCGACGGCCGCGAGTCCGCCTTCGACGGGTTCGCCGTCCTCGCCGATAATCTCCTGCCACGGTACCGCACCGATCAGCGCCACGATGATGCCGATCGTCAGAACCGCGACGAGCGTCATCCCAGCAGCTAACACCCGCGGGATGTTCTTCGCTGGATTCTCGAGTTCCTCGCCGATCTCGATTATCATCGCGAAGCCCTGGAACGGGATGTACAGGGTTACGGCGGCGAGGAAGAACGGTGCGTAGCTGTCGGCGAACGGCTCCCCTTCGCCCTCGGGGAACAGAGGTTGGAAGTTCGAGACGTCGAAGGAGGTCAATCCGCCGGCGATGAACGTGACCATCGCCGCCATCAACAGGCAGACGAGCACGATTTGGACGTTCGCGGCCAGTCGCACGCCGACGTAGTTGAACACCAAAAAGGCCCCGAGAAGGAGGTAGACCGAGAGCAGCGTGGGCAGATCGGCGAAGACGGGGACGTACTCCGCGAAGCCCAGCGCCGCAAACAGGATGTACGCCCACACGGACATGATGGGTACTGCAACCCCCAGGAATCCCCAGTACGGCCCGACGAGCCGGGAGGCGTAGACGTACGCCCCGCCGGCAACCGGAATCGCGC
Above is a window of Natronorubrum tibetense GA33 DNA encoding:
- a CDS encoding APC family permease — its product is MSGDEFKLINEKIGPIAAVALLIGTAVGMSIFIVPTQMAVVAGPSIIVAILLSIIPMVLGILLLLQLGGAIPVAGGAYVYASRLVGPYWGFLGVAVPIMSVWAYILFAALGFAEYVPVFADLPTLLSVYLLLGAFLVFNYVGVRLAANVQIVLVCLLMAAMVTFIAGGLTSFDVSNFQPLFPEGEGEPFADSYAPFFLAAVTLYIPFQGFAMIIEIGEELENPAKNIPRVLAAGMTLVAVLTIGIIVALIGAVPWQEIIGEDGEPVEGGLAAVAEGIMPGWAIAFVAFGALVAAATTTNTLYTSYSRTIMRAARDEVIPGFFAGISDRFGTPNRALLLLAAPPLLIAPLTGPLDGILAVDVLDWLVTITVTGIFISFMISGVALWNLPKIFPDRYEYSFYKLPMPVLKVVAVGNVIVSAIFMVFVALGAPTALGVQFGWIALVSLLYVYRIRTYGEEGEDLRDKMALLHKHESIGSSDTDSGD